A stretch of DNA from Campylobacter concisus:
TTTTATCTGGGATTAGTTTAGAATTGAATAAAAAGTCTTTTATATTAATTTTTTTAAAATTATACTTTTTAAAATCTACCTTAATATACTCTTTTTCTGCATAATTTAATATAGAATTAGAAACAATGTTGCCATTATATAGACTTGTTTCTAGTAAAAATACGCGCTTATTATAATACTTTGCAACATCAAAAATAACAGAATCAAAAAGTCCACCAAATTCTAAAGTAGAAGAAAATACTGCATCTATTTTTTCATTTTTAAATCTATCTATCCAAAACGATAGTGCACAATAATATAAATATTGCTGTGAATTTAGATCACTTGTGACTCTAGAAAAAAAATGTTCTACTTTTAATTGTGTATTTCTAAAATTCTCAATTATAGAATAATCTAGTTTTATATTTTGTTTAGTATAATATTCATTTACTTCGTACCACGATAAAACAATAGGTATATTATACTTTTCCTGTATATTTATAACATCACTCTTTGAGCTCACTATTAATGTATCAATTTGCAATACATTTGACCTAATCACCGAATGCACTACATTGCAATCTAAATCAATTAAAATAATTTTTCTCATTTTAATAACCCATTTTACTAATCATAACAACCATAGTATAATTTAAATTCATTTCTTTATAAACTAAATCCATCATCAACTACGATATTTTGTCCATTTACATATTTTGATACATCGCTTAGTAAATAGATCAAAGCACCGCAAATATCATTTGCATTGAGCATTCCTTTCATGCCACATCTTTTTTTATATTGGCTTAAAAATGGCTCAGGCTGCCCATCTAAAATTCCTCCAGGACTTATAGCGTTTACGCGGATATTGTCTTTTTTAAACATCTTTGCCATGTATTTTGTCATGCCAAGAAGGCCATGTTTTACTACTGTATATTCGACAGGAGAGTGCATGTTTGTTCCCTCGTAAGTCTCAAAAGCAGGAGCTCCGATACCTTGTATAGATGAGATATTTATGATATTACCGTGACCTTGCTCTAAAAAGAATTTTATAAAATTTTGTGAGATA
This window harbors:
- a CDS encoding oxidoreductase; the encoded protein is MLTDKVIVVTGGAGRIGSAFIRAIASQNGVGVIAEVDTKRANLLKDEIKTSNKDAKIEVLQIDISDVNSVNEAINFLHSKYGHIDALVNNAYPKNKNYGKKFFEIDMNDFNAFLNLHLGGYFNISQNFIKFFLEQGHGNIINISSIQGIGAPAFETYEGTNMHSPVEYTVVKHGLLGMTKYMAKMFKKDNIRVNAISPGGILDGQPEPFLSQYKKRCGMKGMLNANDICGALIYLLSDVSKYVNGQNIVVDDGFSL